The Cannabis sativa cultivar Pink pepper isolate KNU-18-1 unplaced genomic scaffold, ASM2916894v1 Contig3, whole genome shotgun sequence genome window below encodes:
- the LOC115702391 gene encoding auxin-responsive protein SAUR24-like, whose amino-acid sequence MGIIRLPSTIQNLKQALKLHSSTAGAKHHHHHHSGVPKGHIAVYIVGEIQEKKRFVVPIAYLNHPKFKELLKKAEEEFGFDHPMGGLTIPCREDTFVHITAQLNVASC is encoded by the coding sequence ATGGGTATTATTAGATTGCCATCAACTATTCAGAATCTTAAGCAAGCTCTCAAGCTTCACTCATCAACTGCTGGAGCTAAgcatcaccaccaccaccattctGGTGTCCCAAAGGGCCATATTGCAGTTTATATTGTGGGAGAAATTCAAGAGAAGAAAAGGTTTGTCGTTCCTATAGCTTATTTGAACCACCCAAAATTCAAGGAGTTGCTAAAGAAAGCAGAGGAAGAGTTTGGTTTTGACCACCCAATGGGTGGTTTGACCATTCCATGCAGAGAAGACACTTTTGTTCATATCACTGCTCAATTAAATGTTGCTTCATGTTGA
- the LOC133033161 gene encoding pentatricopeptide repeat-containing protein MRL1, chloroplastic-like: protein MDVSFSPKPQILTLISCTPLSSSSYSSSSPRSRSIRREFLGCAHNLRPPGGLRYRRRHRKSWSHSHSSRFFFRAALGSHSVLVVVAVVTVSAASFVYWNLFRPKKNSREVQRPANFALHQLGGHGINHVIENEMMDLGEFREMEVKQLLKDENIENSHASIRNEAPLQFHQAAMMNKETVITNALQSPTSNVLVSGSNNSTFINESKVVDQSLSPLLSESAMIEHISFAEKLNGLQIEKLQEEIESEFRNDSVQEKDSLVEVYEPELEKKEPSVEGETINFTSFLVDSVREELHMFYNESKLDGKFKVNVNGHKTLSSHASALESNAFSSVSRTEGTEKSMEVPHITTGNDEGKIPFANYKEGSLYSKKVLGKGRGDTRIIRKGHLAQNNYQVVPHLNGMDVDSKNNTSEQLSAYHRLLKDGRLSNALEMLEDMEKRSLLDMNKVYHARFFKTCKFKKAVKEAFRFLKLIPTPTLSAYNMLMSVCATSQDSEGAFQVLRLVHESGLKADCKLYTTLISTCAKSGKVDSMFEVFHKMVNAGVEPNLHTYGALIDGCARAGQVAKAFGAYGILRSKNVKPDRVVFNALITACGQSGAVDRAFDVLAEMSAEIHPIDPDHVTIGALMKACANAGQVDRAREVYKMIQQYNIKGTPEVYTIAINSCCQTGNWEFAHNVYEEMTSKGVIPDQMFLSSLIAAAGHAGKLEDAFEILREAKNQGVKVGIVSYSSLMGACSNAKDWQKALELYEDLKSMKVKQTVSTVNALITALCDGDQLDKAVEILSEMKTIGLSPNSITYSILLVASEKKDDLNVGLELYSQAKKDGITPNIVMSRCIIAMCLRRYESASMFGDPVVSFNSGRPEVSNKWTSSALMVYRDSISPGIVPTVDVLSQVLGCLQLPYDASLKNRLIENLGVTADTTKPSNLSSLIDGFGEYDPRVFSLLEEAASHGIVPLVSFKQNPVIVDTRKLQNHTAQVYLLTVLKGLKHRLAAGARLPGITILLPVEKAQMTSPNGEEKTVNVAGRVGQAVASLLRRIGLHYQGNESHGKIRISGITLKRWFQPKLAPLFSGKPDEMNLSQFRLGKGIAHQQRDIRTGNLSLD from the exons atGGATGTGAGCTTCTCACCAAAGCCTCAAATTCTCACTCTTATCTCATGCACACctctatcttcttcttcttattcctCTTCCTCACCTCGCTCTCGATCCATCCGAAGAGAATTCCTTGGCTGTGCCCATAATCTTAGGCCTCCAGGTGGTCTTCGCTATCGTAGACGCCATAGAAAGTCATGGTCTCACTCTCACTCCTCCCGGTTCTTTTTCAGAGCTGCTCTTGGCTCACACTCCGTCCTCGTTGTAGTCGCCGTCGTTACTGTCTCTGCTGCTTCTTTTGTTTACTGGAATCTCTTTAGGCCTAAGAAGAATTCCAGAGAG GTTCAGAGGCCTGCAAATTTCGCGTTACATCAGTTGGGAGGACATGGCATAAATCATGTCATTGAGAATGAGATGATGGATTTAGGTGAATTTCGTGAAATGGAAGTTAAGCAATTGTTGAAGGATGAGAACATAGAGAATAGTCACGCTTCCATTCGTAATGAGGCTCCCCTGCAGTTTCACCAAGCTGCTATGATGAACAAAGAGACTGTTATCACTAACGCATTGCAGTCGCCTACTTCCAATGTCCTTGTTTCGGGCTCTAATAATTCAACATTTATAAACGAATCTAAAGTGGTGGATCAGTCTCTTTCACCTCTGCTTTCGGAATCAGCTATGATAGAACATATTAGCTTTGCAGAGAAGTTGAATGGCTTGCAAATAGAGAAGTTACAAGAGGAAATAGAGTCTGAGTTTAGAAATGATTCTGTTCAAGAAAAGGATTCACTTGTAGAAGTTTATGAACCTGAACTGGAAAAGAAAGAACCTAGTGTAGAGggagaaacaattaatttcactagTTTCCTTGTTGATTCCGTAAGAGAAGAGCTTCACATGTTTTACAATGAAAGCAAATTAGACGGAAAATTTAAAGTGAACGTTAATGGTCACAAAACGTTGTCTTCACATGCTTCTGCTCTGGAAAGCAATGCATTTTCTTCAGTTTCTAGAACAGAGGGTACTGAAAAATCTATGGAGGTTCCCCATATTACAACAG GTAATGATGAAGGAAAAATTCCTTTTGCAAATTACAAAGAAGGATCTCTTTATAGTAAGAAAGTCTTGGGAAAAGGTAGAGGAGATACAAGAATTATAAGAAAAGGACATTTGGCTCAGAATAACTACCAAGTTGTGCCCCACCTAAATGGCATGGACGTTGACAGCAAAAATAATACTTCAGAGCAGCTCAGTGCATACCATCGTTTGCTAAAGGATGGGAG GTTATCCAATGCCTTAGAAATGCTTGAAGATATGGAAAAAAGGAGTTTGTTGGACATGAACAAG GTCTACCATGCAAGGTTCTTTAAAACCTGCAAATTCAAAAAGGCTGTTAAAGAAGCTTTTCGTTTCCTCAAACTGATCCCTACCCCAACATTGAGTGCATATAACATGCTTATGTCTGTCTGTGCGACTTCACAAGATTCGGAGG GAGCCTTTCAGGTTCTGCGACTTGTCCATGAGTCTGGATTGAAAGCAGATTGTAAACTTTACACTACTCTGATATCTACGTGTGCTAAGAGTGGCAAAGTTGATTCAATGTTTGAA GTGTTCCATAAAATGGTTAATGCTGGAGTGGAACCAAATCTTCACACTTACGGGGCACTTATTGATGGTTGTGCTAGAGCTGGTCAAGTTGCGAAGGCATTTGGCGCTTATGGTATACTGAGGTCCAAG AACGTGAAGCCAGATCGAGTTGTATTCAATGCACTTATTACAGCCTGTGGTCAATCAGGAGCTGTTGATCGTGCTTTTGATGTATTGGCAGAAATGTCTGCAGAGATACATCCTATAGATCCTGATCATGTCACAATTGGTGCATTGATGAAGGCATGCGCAAATGCTGGCCAG GTTGATCGGGCACGTGAAGTATATAAGATGATTCAGCAATACAACATTAAGGGCACGCCAGAGGTTTACACCATTGCTATTAATTCTTGTTGCCAAACAGGTAACTGGGAGTTTGCGCACAATGTGTATGAAGAAATGACTAGCAAAGGCGTGATCCCTGATCAG ATGTTTCTCAGTTCATTAATAGCTGCTGCAGGGCATGCTGGGAAGCTAGAAGATGCCTTCGAAATTTTACGTGAAGCCAAGAACCAAGGAGTAAAAGTTGGCATTGTATCATACAGTTCATTGATGGGAGCCTGTAGCAAT gctAAAGACTGGCAGAAAGCACTAGAGCTATATGAGGATCTGAAGTCAATGAAGGTGAAGCAAACTGTTTCCACTGTCAATGCTTTGATCACTGCACTGT GTGATGGTGATCAACTAGATAAAGCTGTGGAAATTCTATCGGAAATGAAAACCATAGGATTGTCTCCAAATAGTATAACATACTCCATTCTACTTGTGGCTAGCGAAAA AAAAGATGATCTAAATGTAGGCCTCGAGCTTTATTCTCAAGCCAAAAAGGATGGAATTACTCCAAATATTGTTATGTCAAGATGCATAATTG CCATGTGCTTAAGAAGATATGAGAGCGCTAGTATGTTTGGTGACCCTGTTGTTTCATTCAATTCAGGCCGCCCAGAGGTTTCCAATAAATG GACATCATCAGCCTTAATGGTCTACCGTGACTCCATTTCACCTGGTATTGTCCCTACGGTTGATGTGTTATCTCAAGTTTTGGGATGCTTGCAGCTCCCATATGATGCATCATTGAAAAATAGGCTTATTGAGAATCTAGGTGTAACTGCGGACACAACAAAACCCTCAAACCTTAGTTCACTGATAGACGGGTTTGGTGAATATGACCCTCGTGTTTTTTCATTACTTGAG GAAGCTGCTTCTCATGGGATTGTTCCTTTAGTATCCTTTAAACAAAATCCTGTTATCGTTGATACAAGGAAGTTGCAGAATCATACTGCTCAG GTGTACCTTTTAACTGTTTTGAAAGGTCTCAAACATCGTCTTGCTGCTg GTGCGAGGCTACCTGGCATAACCATTTTACTCCCGGTTGAGAAAGCCCAAATGACATCTCCAAATGGCGAGGAGAAGACAGTCAACGTTGCAGGGAG GGTTGGTCAAGCAGTTGCGTCTTTACTGAGAAGGATTGGATTACATTACCAGGGAAATGAATCACATGGAAAAATCAGAATTAGCGGAATAACACTTAAAAGATGGTTTCAACCTAAGCTTGCTCCTCTTTTCAGTGGTAAACCAGATGAGATGAACCTATCCCAGTTCCGACTAGGAAAAGGAATTGCTCATCAGCAGCGTGACATTAGAACCGGCAACTTGTCATTGGACTGA